AATGAGAGAAGCCGCCTTGGATAAGGCTTGTTCAGACGCATTTCGTGAAATTCGCACGATCACTTCGAGCGCATCCTCTTCAGCCGGCACTTTTGTTATCAGTGTTCCGGTACGGGCGGTTTTTTTCCATTCAATATGCTTGTAAGAATCGCCAGGGACATAATCGCGAAGCAAAAACGGCACAGTTCCAAAGAGGTTAACCCGCTCGACTCCTTTTCCCATGCTTCCATACCAGTAAGGCATCTCATCGTGCACCGGTTGGATTTTCGGGAAAACCAGCACATCGCTAGCTTCGCAGATTGTCTTTGAATACCAGGCCAATCCGAAAGGAAATGAAGATTTAACCGTTGCCGAGCCGATCCGGATATTCCCTCTGTTTGGTGTGGAGCACACAAGCCGGCAGGTTTGTTTTTCATTGTGCTTGAGTTCGGGAACGGTTACCCCTTCAGATCCGCAGATCAACGGATCGTTCTCTCTGATCGTCAGTAATGCAGAATGGGTCTCACCTTGTACCGTGAAAATATACTCCACAGAAAAATGCGATTGCGCAAACACCTCCTCCGGAAAACGACGGACTGCTCGTATATTCCGAAGATTCTTACGTGCCATGACATGAGAAACAGCAGCAAATCCAATTGCCAGAGAAAACATTACGATAAGAAAGTTGTTAGCCGTTCCTATTGCTGAAATAGGCAACCAAACGAGGAGAAACACCAGAACCCAACCGTATGGGGTCAATCTTATACGAATCTTCTCTTGAGCTCTGTCGACAATGGGTATTTTCACTGGAGCAAGTCTGAATCGATCAGATCGGTCCGTTGACCGATTGGAGTACGTCATTCAAAATGGTTTTCTTCATTTCTCTCACACTGCCTTCCACCGGCCCAGTAATGAGCACTCTGTGCAAGGCAACGGACACGAATATTCTCCGCAGGTCTGATGGTATCACATAATCCCTGTCTTCCATGAGTGCAAGCGCCTGCATGGCTCGTTTGAGATGAAGGGCGCCTCGGGATGAAAGTCCGAGTTTGATTTGCGGATGAAATCTCGTTGCATGAACGATATCCAGAACATAGTCCATCACCGACGCATCGATATGGACCTCACGGACGCGTTCCTGGAGCACCGCTAAACCTTCCGGATCGGTCACGGCCTCAATGCGTTCAGCAAAATTATGCTCGATATCTCTCTCCAGAATCTCCCTCTCATGCTTCCGATCGGGATACCCGAGAGTGATTGTGAGCATAAAGCGATCCAACTGGCTCTCGGGAAGATCGAAAGAACCGAATCGTTCCACCGGGTTCATGGTCGCTAACACGAAGAATGATGGGGGTAACTTGCGAGTGATCCCGTCTACCGATACTTTTCCTTCCGCCATCGCTTCCAACAATGCGGACTGAGTCCTGGGTGTAGTCCGGTTTATCTCATCAGCAAGAAGAACCTCAGTAAAGATCGGTCCCTCTTTGAATTCAAATTCGGATGTCTTGGGATCGAATACATTCACCCCGACTACGTCGGATGGCAATGTATCGCTCGTGAACTGGATCCGTCGAAAACGCACCCCCATAGCCCGAGCTGCTGCCAAAGCCAGGAGAGTCTTTCCGACTCCGGGAATATCTTCAATCAGGACGTGTCCTCGTGCAAGCAGCCCTATAAGGACGTTTCTAATTTCTCTTTCCTTGCCGACAAGGACTCCGCAAATCGCATGTACCAGTTGATTGATTGTTTCGGACGGCCTTTTCATACCACGCCTCTGCACACAGCCCCGGAAGGGGATACTTCTAAGATAAGAATATTCCATTGTCGGGACGACACTGTCAACAGGCACAGAGATTACCTTGCTCATAGTTCCTTCGGATGATCGAAGACTTCGGCATTTTCCCTGAACTTGTGTTATAATTTGCGAAACCTAGCCAGAGTTAAACTTGCCAAAATCTGAGAGGTCCGCCAGTGGTGTACAGCATGCAGTCAAATCCGCTTATAGAAGCAGCATTCCCATCTCCGGTTTACTTGAGCTTTATCGAGATTCTCCAGGAAGGGTTCATGCTTCCTGCTATGACAGGAACAAGCATCAGGGAAGTCCTCTGCAGTCAATGGGGAGTGGAAAACGACTATTTGGATCATAGGATTAATACGGTCTTCCTGGACGGCAAACCAGTGGACAACGTAGATTCCGCAATCATCGTCGACGGCAGCGTGCTTGCGCTTTCTGCATCAATGCCCGGATTCGTGGGGGCGGCGCTGAGGAAAGGCGGATTCTATGCACCAATGCGCAGCGGGATAACCTACACCGAATCGATGACAACCGACGTCCATACCCGCTGTATCTTCACGTTGAAACTGTTCAATCTGGTAGCAGAAGAATTGGGCTCCAGTTTCCTCGTGAAAGGTGTTTGGTTGCCGAGCGCTTCTTTTCGCGAGTTTCTCTCCAGGCACGAGAAGAGCCTGTCAGATCGATGTTCGCGCTGGAATCTGGACGATCGAAATCTGAATCTGGCGGATCTGCTTAAATCGCCCATATGGAAAGACTCGGAATTCGTTCACTTTCGTGTTTCCGTTTCAGACTGAACGTACACACATTTTTGCGTTTACAACAGGAAACGAGCTACCATGAATCCTAAAGGGTTGAAAGAGATTCGGCTGCTCTGCCGGCTGGTCCTTCTTCTGAGTCTGTGCTCGAGCTTTTCAGCTTGTAGCAGATCCGATATGCAAGCCCACAAAGAACCGCCCCCGGTTCCCGTTTCCATTGCTGAAACGGTGCAGCAGGACACTCCCTTTTTTCTGGATGCAATCGGGAACGTTGCCGCGTTGAATACAGTTGACGTGAAATCGAGAGTCACCGGAGAACTCATCAGGAGCTTCTTCAAAGCGGGGGATTATCTTACGGCAGGACAGGAGATGTTTACCATCGATCCTGCTCCCTTCGAAGCAAAAGTAAAGGAAGCGCAAGCGAAGCTCAACCAATCAAGGGTACAATATGAGCAAGCCCGGCGCGAATACGCGCGGTTTCAGGTACTCTATTCTGAAAAAGCAGTGAGTCAGGAGCAGCTTGAGACAAAACAGGTTGATATGAATTCCAAATTGTACCAGATGGAGCTTATTCAGGCTGAACTTGAAACAGCCCGTCTCAATCTGGGCTACTGCTTCATAAAATGTCCTTTGGATGGAGAATCAGGCGAAATCTTCATAGATAATTTCAACATTGTGAATGCCAATCAAGATCGCCTGGTAACTCTGAAGCAAATCAAACCGATCAAGGTAAAATTTTCCGTGCCTGGAAAATACCTCGACCAATTGAGGAAGTATCATGCAGAGGGAAACGTTACGGTGTACGTTTCCGGCACCAGTACGGAAGACCTCACCGCCGGGCGCCTCACTTTGATTGACAATGCCATTAACCTCAAAACGGGCATGATTCCTCTTGAAGCGACGTTCGAAAATACAGATGGAAAGTTGTGGCCCGGCCAGTTCGTGCGTGTGCGGTTGGAACTCACGGTCAGCAAGAATGCCATTCTGGTCCCCCAAAGATCGGTGAACGAAGGACCCCAGGGACAATATGTGTGGGTGATGAACTCGGATAGCACCGTAGCAATAAAACCCGTGAAGATTGACCGAAGAAACGGAGAAATGGTTGTGCTCGCCGGAGGATTGGGTGCGGGAGAAAGAGTAATAACGGACGGGCAGCTCCTGTTGCGTCCGGGAGCGAAAGTCCTCGTCAGATCCGAGACGCAGCTCAAGCAGGTCGAGAAGACTCCTAATATGAAGACTTCGGAAAGCGGTTCATAGCCGCATGGGTATCATCGAGCTTTTCGTACGACGTCCGGTCCTGACCATCACGATCATGGTGGCTATGATATTCTTTGGCATATTAGGATATGTCAAACTTCCTGTGGCCGCCCTCCCGCAAGTCGATTTTCCAACACTTTCCGTATCCGCTTCTCTGCCCGGGGCGGACCCTGAAACCATGGCATCCAGCGTCGCCACTCCTCTGGAAAAGCAGTTTTCTTCGATAGAAGGACTCCGGACGATGAACTCGTCCAGCAGCCAGGGAACAACCACGATAAATCTGCAATTCGATCTTTCGCGTCGAATAGATGCTGCTGCCATGGATGTCCAGGCAGCGATAAGCAGGGCCAGCGGATTACTCCCACCGAATATGCCGAGTCCGCCTACCTTTTACAAGATCAACCCGGCGGAACATCCGATTTACTACATGGTCATCCATTCGGATGCCATGCCCCTGTACAAAGTGAACGATTATGCCGAGACAATCGTCTCCAATTCACTTGCAGTCGTCCCCGGGGTTGCCCAAGTAATCAACTATAGCCAGCAAAAATTCACGGTAAGGATACGTGTCAATCCGGATCTCCTCGCTGCCAAACATATTAGTGTAGACGAAATAACAAATGCTGTCTCCTCGCAGAATGTGAACCTGCCGCTGGGGACTCTCGACGGGAAGCATCAGACCCGCACGTTGAAGGCCTCCGGCCAACTCATGAACGCAAAGGCGTACGAACCGATTATTGTCTCGTATGTAGAGGGCCAGCCGGTTCGTTTGGACGAAGTGGCGACTGTAGAGGACAGCATTTACGCGGACAAGATCGCATGCTATTACGCAGGTAAGAAATGTGTTGCTCTGGCAATTCAGCGACAGCCCGGATCGAACACCATAAGTATCGTCGATGAGATCGAACGGGTGATGCCTTCCATTCGAGCCGCATTGCCGCCTACGGTTCAACTGGAAGTGGTGTACGACATGTCGGAATCCATACGGGCTTCTGTGGATGACGTCAAACTGACACTCGTACTCGCGATCGTTCTTGTGGTCCTGGTAGTCTTCATTTTCTTGCGCAATGTGTCCGCCACAATTATTGCGAGCATCGCTATTCCGCTTTCTATTGTCAGCACGTTCATCGTTATGTACCTGTCCGGGTTTTCGCTTGATAACCTTTCACTTATGGCGCTCGTATTGTCCGTAGGGTTTGTCGTGGACGATGCAATAGTGGTGCTCGAGAACATTGTCCGACATCTTGAAATGGGGAAGAAACCGTTTCAAGCGGCATTGGACGGTGCGAAAGAAATTGTCTTCACTATTGTCTCCATGACCTCCAGTCTCGCAGTTGTGTTCACTCCAATTATGTTTATGGCAGGCATATATGGGCGTGTTCTCAACGAATTTGCAGTGACCATAACCGTTGCGATTCTGGTCTCCGGGGTCGTAGCGCTGATGGCGAGTCCTATGCTCAGCAGCAGATTGCTTCGGCCGCAGACGAGACTTGCCGAATCAGACCCTATATTCGGGACCATGCTGAAGTATTATACGAAGACCCTCGGCATGGCCATTCATCACAGGCGCATTACACTGGGTTTGGCCGTAGCAATGCTTTTCGCCACAGGCTATCTCTTCTACATTATGCCGAAGGGTTTCATCCCTGCAGTCGATATGAATTATCTGATCGGTTTCTGCATCGGTGACCAAGGAGTCTCACCGGATGAAATGGAGAACAAACTGAAGGAATTGGCCCCGGCTATTCAAGCAAATCCTCAGGTGAGATCCGTTCTTACTGTTTCGGGGTATCCTCAAAGAAACCAGGGATTTTCCATAGCATTTCTTAAAGACCGTCCGCCGAGAACAGTTTCCGCGCAAAAGGTGATGGCTCAACTTGCTCCCGTGGTGAATTCGTTTCCGAGCCTTCTTGCATTCTATTCCGTGCCGCCTCTCATTGAAATCAGCACGGAAGTATCTGCAAGCCCTTATCTTTTTATCCTGCAATCTCCGGACACGAAAACTCTCTTTCAGAGCGCGGAAGCCCTGACGCATGCTATGTACGGCCTGCCACAGATCACTGGAGTCAACTCCAATCTGTACGTCAAGAATCCCGAAGCATTCATTCAAATTGATAGAGACAAAGCGAGTTCCGTGGGCATTACTGCCCGGAATCTGGAAGAAACCGCTTTTTCCTCCTATGGTCAACGGGAAATCTCGAACATTTATGGAACAACCGACACGTACAAAGTGGTCATAGAAGTTGAAAAAGATCTCCAGCGTTATCCTGAACAACTGACTGCTCTTTACATGAAGAACGACAACGGTGAAATGGTCAGGTTGGATGCAGTTGCAGATGTACTTCCTCAAATCGGTCCGCTCACCGTGAATCATTACGGACAGCTTCCGTCGGTGACTGTTTCTTTCGATACAGCTCCCGGTTTTGCATTGGGCCAGGCCACGGAAGCTTTAAGAGAACTTGCAGCTCAAACACTCCCCAGTTCGGTGAGCTACAGATTCGGTGGAACAGCGGAAGCTTTCGAGCAGTCCATCGGCAGTCTGACTGTTCTGCTTTTCATAGCAA
The sequence above is a segment of the Desulfomonile tiedjei DSM 6799 genome. Coding sequences within it:
- a CDS encoding DUF58 domain-containing protein; translation: MTYSNRSTDRSDRFRLAPVKIPIVDRAQEKIRIRLTPYGWVLVFLLVWLPISAIGTANNFLIVMFSLAIGFAAVSHVMARKNLRNIRAVRRFPEEVFAQSHFSVEYIFTVQGETHSALLTIRENDPLICGSEGVTVPELKHNEKQTCRLVCSTPNRGNIRIGSATVKSSFPFGLAWYSKTICEASDVLVFPKIQPVHDEMPYWYGSMGKGVERVNLFGTVPFLLRDYVPGDSYKHIEWKKTARTGTLITKVPAEEDALEVIVRISRNASEQALSKAASLIVHFSRTRAPLRLQGPGLNIGPGMGKQFVRELLTILALWDTNRDRNTVCQEADGILVEVDESGNLTWSRYGEDHAILAR
- a CDS encoding AAA family ATPase, with translation MKRPSETINQLVHAICGVLVGKEREIRNVLIGLLARGHVLIEDIPGVGKTLLALAAARAMGVRFRRIQFTSDTLPSDVVGVNVFDPKTSEFEFKEGPIFTEVLLADEINRTTPRTQSALLEAMAEGKVSVDGITRKLPPSFFVLATMNPVERFGSFDLPESQLDRFMLTITLGYPDRKHEREILERDIEHNFAERIEAVTDPEGLAVLQERVREVHIDASVMDYVLDIVHATRFHPQIKLGLSSRGALHLKRAMQALALMEDRDYVIPSDLRRIFVSVALHRVLITGPVEGSVREMKKTILNDVLQSVNGPI
- a CDS encoding efflux RND transporter periplasmic adaptor subunit, with amino-acid sequence MNPKGLKEIRLLCRLVLLLSLCSSFSACSRSDMQAHKEPPPVPVSIAETVQQDTPFFLDAIGNVAALNTVDVKSRVTGELIRSFFKAGDYLTAGQEMFTIDPAPFEAKVKEAQAKLNQSRVQYEQARREYARFQVLYSEKAVSQEQLETKQVDMNSKLYQMELIQAELETARLNLGYCFIKCPLDGESGEIFIDNFNIVNANQDRLVTLKQIKPIKVKFSVPGKYLDQLRKYHAEGNVTVYVSGTSTEDLTAGRLTLIDNAINLKTGMIPLEATFENTDGKLWPGQFVRVRLELTVSKNAILVPQRSVNEGPQGQYVWVMNSDSTVAIKPVKIDRRNGEMVVLAGGLGAGERVITDGQLLLRPGAKVLVRSETQLKQVEKTPNMKTSESGS
- a CDS encoding efflux RND transporter permease subunit, which gives rise to MGIIELFVRRPVLTITIMVAMIFFGILGYVKLPVAALPQVDFPTLSVSASLPGADPETMASSVATPLEKQFSSIEGLRTMNSSSSQGTTTINLQFDLSRRIDAAAMDVQAAISRASGLLPPNMPSPPTFYKINPAEHPIYYMVIHSDAMPLYKVNDYAETIVSNSLAVVPGVAQVINYSQQKFTVRIRVNPDLLAAKHISVDEITNAVSSQNVNLPLGTLDGKHQTRTLKASGQLMNAKAYEPIIVSYVEGQPVRLDEVATVEDSIYADKIACYYAGKKCVALAIQRQPGSNTISIVDEIERVMPSIRAALPPTVQLEVVYDMSESIRASVDDVKLTLVLAIVLVVLVVFIFLRNVSATIIASIAIPLSIVSTFIVMYLSGFSLDNLSLMALVLSVGFVVDDAIVVLENIVRHLEMGKKPFQAALDGAKEIVFTIVSMTSSLAVVFTPIMFMAGIYGRVLNEFAVTITVAILVSGVVALMASPMLSSRLLRPQTRLAESDPIFGTMLKYYTKTLGMAIHHRRITLGLAVAMLFATGYLFYIMPKGFIPAVDMNYLIGFCIGDQGVSPDEMENKLKELAPAIQANPQVRSVLTVSGYPQRNQGFSIAFLKDRPPRTVSAQKVMAQLAPVVNSFPSLLAFYSVPPLIEISTEVSASPYLFILQSPDTKTLFQSAEALTHAMYGLPQITGVNSNLYVKNPEAFIQIDRDKASSVGITARNLEETAFSSYGQREISNIYGTTDTYKVVIEVEKDLQRYPEQLTALYMKNDNGEMVRLDAVADVLPQIGPLTVNHYGQLPSVTVSFDTAPGFALGQATEALRELAAQTLPSSVSYRFGGTAEAFEQSIGSLTVLLFIAIVIIYMILACLYESFLHPLTIIAGLPSAAFGGLLVLWLFGMELNLYGFVGLFMLIGIVKKNAIMVVDFAIEAERHGKSPLDAAVEGSIVRFRPIMMTTIAAIAGMAPIAWGYGAGGDSRQPLGLAVVGGLLLSQVVTLYLTPVVYSYLAAFQEYLRKRNAAKRELLGIPDERI